A single Tuberibacillus sp. Marseille-P3662 DNA region contains:
- a CDS encoding argininosuccinate synthase: MAKDKVVLAYSGGLDTSVSVKWIQEKYGYDVIALGLDVGEGKDLETIKQKALDVGAIKSITIDAKDMLADDYLLPALKANTLYEGKYPISSALSRPLIAKLLVDVAEQEGAVAVAHGCTGKGNDQVRFEVSVQALNPELEVLAPVREWGMTRDEEIAYAEEKGIPIPVDLDNPFSIDANIWGRACEAGVLEDPWAEAPEAAYDWTNPIELTPDEAEYIDITFDKGAPVALNGQTLPFAAMIEQLNELGGTHGVGRIDHVENRLVGIKSREVYENPAALILINAHKELEFLTLTRDVSQFKTTIDQQLAKTIYDGLWYSPLRNALDAFIEETQQVVSGTVRVKLHKSTHVVVGRQSDNSLYNEQLSTYNKGDAFDHNAAVGFIKLWGLPTKVYSEVHKKGAKQGAHDE, encoded by the coding sequence ATGGCAAAAGATAAAGTCGTTCTAGCGTATTCCGGCGGATTGGATACTTCGGTGTCGGTCAAATGGATTCAAGAAAAGTATGGGTACGATGTGATCGCATTGGGTCTAGATGTTGGTGAAGGTAAAGATTTGGAGACTATTAAACAAAAAGCGCTTGATGTCGGCGCGATTAAATCGATCACTATTGATGCCAAAGACATGCTGGCTGATGATTATCTTTTACCAGCTCTCAAAGCCAACACGTTATATGAAGGTAAATATCCAATTTCATCAGCATTGTCACGACCACTGATTGCCAAATTGCTCGTTGATGTCGCTGAGCAAGAAGGGGCGGTGGCTGTTGCACATGGGTGTACCGGGAAAGGCAATGATCAAGTCCGTTTTGAGGTCTCTGTTCAAGCGCTCAACCCTGAGTTAGAAGTGCTTGCGCCTGTCCGTGAATGGGGGATGACAAGAGATGAAGAGATCGCTTATGCGGAAGAGAAAGGCATTCCGATTCCGGTCGATCTCGATAATCCGTTTTCCATTGATGCCAACATTTGGGGACGTGCGTGTGAAGCCGGTGTTCTAGAAGATCCATGGGCTGAAGCGCCAGAAGCGGCCTACGACTGGACGAATCCTATCGAGTTAACGCCGGATGAAGCGGAATATATCGACATCACTTTTGATAAAGGGGCACCTGTTGCCTTGAACGGTCAGACATTGCCATTTGCGGCTATGATTGAACAACTGAATGAATTGGGCGGTACGCACGGCGTAGGCCGTATCGATCACGTCGAAAATCGTTTGGTCGGGATTAAATCACGTGAAGTCTACGAAAATCCGGCCGCTCTCATTTTAATTAACGCTCATAAAGAATTGGAATTCCTAACTTTAACACGTGATGTGTCCCAATTTAAGACAACGATTGACCAACAATTAGCCAAAACTATCTATGATGGCCTTTGGTATTCGCCATTAAGAAATGCTTTGGACGCATTTATTGAAGAAACGCAGCAAGTCGTCTCCGGCACAGTACGCGTTAAGTTGCACAAAAGTACCCATGTGGTTGTTGGTCGCCAGTCTGACAACAGCCTGTACAATGAACAATTGTCGACCTATAACAAAGGTGATGCGTTTGATCACAACGCAGCCGTCGGTTTTATTAAACTATGGGGATTGCCAACCAAAGTCTATTCAGAGGTTCATAAAAAAGGTGCAAAACAGGGGGCCCATGATGAGTAA
- a CDS encoding IS110 family transposase, translating into MNPVIGLDVAKEESQVQAYLRRKKPYKKSFKFKHNIQGLEKFYTFYQEVEQASGKYPTVILESTGHYHEPVVQFLERNQMVYFLVNPIVSFGAKQTGMRKVKTDAVDAAHLCELYYKEDLVPFRKKSVQILNLRHLTRQHDALTDSYVEVKLKFQTVLDQLFPEYKKVFGSIYSTVSLQQLLDFPTPATVLAADIDELAKGIKAHCHTRSYTWAVQKAEQLQEAALRDPFQQALYQSPVISLKMYIKLLLEYQEHLSTLKEEIDAQAKEVDDYDLIRSIPGIGDKIAATILSEIGGIDRFHHPKKLVAFSGIDPRVHESGKFKATQNRMTKRGSSKLRQALYTAVLCGLRKSRNTKLIAFYQNKRDEGKPHKVVMGACMNKLIHWIFYMLKRKEAFVEA; encoded by the coding sequence ATGAATCCTGTTATAGGTCTGGATGTGGCAAAGGAAGAAAGCCAGGTCCAAGCCTATTTACGAAGAAAGAAACCCTACAAAAAGAGCTTCAAGTTTAAGCACAACATTCAAGGATTGGAAAAGTTTTATACCTTCTATCAGGAAGTTGAGCAAGCAAGTGGTAAGTATCCGACCGTCATCCTGGAGTCAACCGGACATTATCATGAACCGGTGGTTCAGTTTCTGGAACGAAACCAAATGGTTTATTTTCTTGTCAACCCGATTGTCTCCTTTGGGGCTAAGCAAACGGGCATGAGAAAGGTCAAAACAGATGCGGTAGATGCTGCTCACTTATGCGAGTTGTACTATAAGGAAGATTTGGTGCCTTTTCGGAAAAAGAGCGTTCAGATTTTAAATCTGCGCCACTTAACAAGGCAACATGATGCGCTCACTGATTCTTATGTAGAAGTCAAGCTGAAATTCCAAACGGTGCTGGATCAACTATTCCCTGAATACAAAAAAGTATTTGGATCGATTTATTCAACAGTCTCACTGCAACAGCTTCTGGACTTTCCTACACCGGCAACCGTGTTAGCTGCAGACATTGATGAATTAGCCAAGGGCATTAAAGCCCATTGCCATACGCGATCCTATACATGGGCTGTGCAAAAGGCAGAACAATTACAAGAAGCAGCTCTTCGGGATCCATTCCAGCAAGCGCTCTATCAAAGTCCTGTCATTAGTCTAAAAATGTACATTAAACTGCTGCTTGAATACCAAGAACACCTATCCACCTTGAAAGAGGAGATAGATGCTCAGGCAAAAGAAGTGGATGACTATGATTTGATTCGATCCATTCCAGGCATCGGAGACAAGATTGCAGCCACAATTTTGTCTGAGATCGGGGGAATTGATCGATTTCATCATCCGAAGAAGTTAGTTGCTTTTTCAGGGATTGACCCCAGGGTCCATGAATCAGGAAAATTCAAAGCTACGCAAAACCGCATGACCAAACGCGGTTCCAGTAAGCTGCGTCAAGCCTTGTATACTGCTGTATTATGCGGCTTGCGTAAATCTCGAAATACAAAGCTCATCGCTTTCTATCAAAACAAGCGAGACGAGGGCAAACCCCATAAAGTCGTGATGGGAGCCTGTATGAATAAACTGATTCATTGGATTTTTTACATGCTTAAGCGAAAAGAAGCCTTTGTAGAGGCCTAA
- a CDS encoding Nramp family divalent metal transporter translates to MNTELSTEQQKVVATPPSTFGQKLKRVGPGFVTAATGVGTGDLVAALVAGAAFGTTLVWALIIGAILKFFLTEGMGRWHLATGKTILEGWRSLGRWALGYFGIYTIIWGFSYGAAATSTCALMMTTMFPILPLWAWAVIHAIVGFILVWMGRYGVFERVMMVLIGVMFITVVGSAVMLLPDLGTILSGLAPRMGDGSFLLVMGLLGGVGGTITMASYGYWLKEKQWQGKSWVSMMRVDASVAYTVTAIFTLSLLIVGAEFLYGTGIEINGEEGLVTLSTMFNDQFGSFAKWLFLIGAWSAAFSSLLGVWNGVPYLFADFVRIIRRKTHQSDKPVSEKDPAYRLYLGWLTFPPMLLLFFGKPVAIVILYGALGAVFMPFLAVTLLWLLNSKRVEQRLKNGWITNIVLAGCVLLFTYLGVMKLVDMI, encoded by the coding sequence ATGAACACGGAATTAAGTACTGAGCAGCAGAAGGTAGTAGCTACACCACCGTCCACGTTTGGCCAAAAGTTAAAAAGGGTTGGGCCAGGCTTTGTCACGGCAGCGACGGGTGTGGGGACAGGTGATTTGGTTGCAGCCCTAGTTGCCGGTGCTGCTTTTGGCACAACACTAGTCTGGGCACTGATCATTGGCGCGATTCTTAAATTTTTCTTAACGGAAGGGATGGGTCGGTGGCATTTAGCCACTGGAAAAACGATTCTTGAGGGTTGGCGGTCGCTTGGACGCTGGGCCCTAGGTTATTTCGGTATTTATACAATTATATGGGGATTCAGTTATGGAGCGGCGGCAACATCAACCTGTGCATTGATGATGACAACCATGTTTCCGATCCTACCGCTATGGGCATGGGCTGTCATCCACGCCATTGTTGGTTTTATCCTCGTCTGGATGGGACGGTACGGTGTGTTCGAACGTGTGATGATGGTATTGATCGGTGTGATGTTCATCACGGTTGTCGGCTCAGCCGTCATGCTGCTTCCTGATCTTGGCACAATTTTGAGTGGCTTAGCCCCTCGAATGGGAGATGGGTCGTTCTTACTTGTGATGGGCTTACTGGGTGGTGTCGGCGGCACGATCACAATGGCATCGTATGGTTACTGGCTGAAAGAAAAGCAATGGCAGGGCAAATCATGGGTATCCATGATGAGAGTGGATGCTTCAGTTGCCTATACTGTAACTGCTATTTTTACATTATCTTTGTTAATTGTCGGGGCTGAATTCCTTTATGGAACGGGCATTGAAATTAACGGCGAAGAAGGTCTTGTGACGCTTTCTACAATGTTCAATGACCAATTTGGAAGTTTCGCCAAATGGTTGTTTTTAATCGGTGCTTGGTCAGCTGCTTTTTCCTCATTATTAGGTGTCTGGAACGGCGTACCTTATCTCTTTGCCGACTTTGTCCGCATCATACGTAGGAAGACGCATCAATCTGACAAACCCGTCTCTGAAAAAGATCCGGCGTATCGTTTATATTTGGGTTGGTTGACCTTTCCACCTATGCTGCTGCTATTCTTTGGCAAACCTGTCGCGATCGTGATTCTTTATGGAGCACTCGGCGCTGTATTTATGCCGTTTCTGGCCGTGACGTTACTCTGGCTATTAAACTCAAAACGGGTTGAGCAAAGGCTTAAGAACGGCTGGATCACAAATATCGTTTTAGCAGGTTGTGTCCTATTATTCACCTATCTTGGGGTTATGAAACTCGTAGATATGATCTAA
- a CDS encoding GrpB family protein, producing MEEPVMFASEEEYREKAQEVFGKHFKFIKSNLPESQVYHVGSTAVEGSLTKGDVDIQIRVTQEAFSQARAFLMEHYDINKGSDQTSFFCAFEKEDEILPLGIQLTVKSSVVDNFWKVTQYFKENPEYIDLYNQLKRKYQGKDMDDYRKEKADFIEGILSSADYKRVSDRLDLYGRVKIVKGKNFVTIEDTKELTTEEFLDLISHVLSDPSFKKMGNLNILVSDKFPQEVEQYLMDKGLQLHDEIVKVFHSLSDKSHNKKSSFTFKSLNELSIEEFKRIWAHSMNVSLNSPSSLNIDEQMKSVKFELGQSYKDSCLVVYEGEFPIGVAMPHIEPGTQEEGRLFYFGLIPSQ from the coding sequence ATGGAAGAACCAGTTATGTTTGCTTCTGAAGAGGAATATAGAGAAAAAGCACAAGAAGTGTTTGGGAAACACTTTAAATTTATAAAAAGTAATTTGCCAGAATCTCAGGTTTATCACGTTGGAAGCACTGCTGTTGAAGGTTCTTTAACCAAAGGTGATGTTGATATTCAAATACGTGTGACCCAAGAGGCATTCAGCCAAGCAAGAGCATTTCTAATGGAACATTACGACATAAATAAAGGTAGTGATCAAACTTCATTCTTTTGTGCATTTGAAAAGGAAGATGAAATTCTTCCACTTGGTATTCAGCTAACTGTTAAATCTTCGGTCGTTGATAACTTTTGGAAAGTTACGCAATATTTCAAAGAGAATCCTGAATACATTGACCTCTATAATCAATTGAAACGGAAGTATCAAGGGAAAGACATGGATGATTACCGTAAAGAGAAAGCAGATTTTATTGAGGGGATTTTGTCTTCGGCAGATTATAAAAGAGTTTCAGACAGACTAGACCTTTACGGAAGAGTAAAGATTGTTAAAGGAAAAAACTTTGTAACCATTGAGGATACAAAGGAATTAACTACTGAGGAGTTTTTGGACCTTATATCTCACGTTCTTTCAGACCCAAGTTTTAAAAAAATGGGTAATTTAAATATCTTAGTAAGTGATAAGTTCCCTCAAGAAGTCGAGCAATATCTTATGGACAAAGGATTACAATTACATGATGAAATAGTAAAAGTGTTCCATAGTTTAAGTGATAAATCACATAATAAGAAATCTTCATTTACGTTCAAATCTTTGAATGAACTTTCTATTGAAGAATTTAAAAGGATATGGGCACATTCAATGAATGTTTCTTTAAATTCACCTTCTTCTTTAAATATTGATGAACAAATGAAGAGTGTAAAATTTGAATTAGGTCAATCTTATAAAGATTCTTGTTTAGTTGTGTATGAAGGAGAATTCCCAATTGGGGTTGCGATGCCCCATATTGAACCAGGAACTCAAGAAGAAGGTCGATTATTTTACTTTGGATTAATTCCGAGTCAATGA
- the argH gene encoding argininosuccinate lyase has product MSKLWGGRFTKETNTIVEQETASIGFDQQLANEDIRGSLAHAQMLGECGIITMEEAEQIQTGLKTIQDKIVQGQVEFSVEHEDIHMNVEKLLIEEIGAVGGKLHTGRSRNDQVATDMHLYLRDKIQAILALLTQVQEALYEQAQANVETILPGYTHLQRAQPVSFAHHLLAYFWMFQRDKERLKDSQKRVNGLPLGAGALAGTTFPINRERVAELLDFDFVYPNSMDAVSDRDFILEFLSDASILMTHISRLSEELIIWGSQEFQFIELDDSFSTGSSIMPQKKNPDVPELLRAKTGRVNGNLVGLLTVLKGLPLAYNKDMQEDKEGMFDTVRTLDASLSMLAPMIETMTVKTAHMRQAVTQDYSNATDIADYLATKGMPFREAHDIIGKIVIYAIEQGKYLLDLNMDEYTGFSALFEEDIYDILRPEHVVSARHSQGGTGFEQVEEQLQQAKAALQ; this is encoded by the coding sequence ATGAGTAAACTATGGGGCGGCCGTTTTACAAAAGAGACGAACACAATCGTTGAACAAGAAACAGCCTCCATTGGATTTGATCAACAGTTGGCAAACGAAGACATTAGAGGCAGCCTTGCTCATGCACAGATGCTCGGGGAATGCGGCATCATTACCATGGAAGAGGCCGAGCAGATTCAAACGGGTCTTAAGACGATTCAGGATAAAATAGTGCAGGGTCAAGTTGAATTCTCAGTGGAACATGAAGACATTCATATGAACGTGGAAAAACTGTTGATCGAGGAGATCGGCGCGGTCGGTGGCAAGCTCCATACCGGCCGCAGCCGTAATGATCAAGTGGCGACCGATATGCACTTGTATTTGCGTGACAAGATACAAGCCATCTTGGCATTACTCACCCAAGTTCAAGAGGCTCTGTATGAACAAGCCCAAGCGAATGTGGAAACGATTCTCCCGGGTTATACGCATTTACAACGCGCCCAACCCGTCTCATTCGCGCATCATCTATTAGCCTATTTTTGGATGTTTCAGAGAGACAAAGAACGTCTAAAAGACAGCCAGAAACGGGTCAACGGTTTACCGTTAGGCGCAGGCGCACTCGCAGGGACGACGTTTCCGATTAACCGAGAACGTGTTGCCGAATTGCTTGATTTTGACTTTGTTTACCCGAATAGTATGGACGCTGTGAGTGACCGTGATTTTATTCTAGAATTTTTATCAGATGCTTCCATTCTCATGACGCATATCTCGCGTCTATCCGAAGAACTCATTATTTGGGGGAGCCAGGAGTTTCAATTTATCGAACTCGATGATTCCTTCAGTACGGGATCGAGCATCATGCCGCAGAAGAAAAATCCCGACGTCCCTGAGTTATTGCGAGCAAAGACCGGACGCGTCAACGGCAACCTAGTAGGACTGCTAACAGTCTTAAAAGGTTTGCCGCTCGCTTACAACAAAGATATGCAAGAAGATAAAGAAGGCATGTTTGATACTGTCCGCACTTTGGATGCGTCATTAAGTATGCTGGCACCAATGATTGAAACGATGACCGTCAAGACAGCTCACATGCGCCAAGCCGTCACTCAAGATTATTCCAACGCTACGGACATTGCCGATTATCTCGCGACCAAAGGCATGCCGTTCCGTGAAGCGCATGACATCATCGGCAAAATCGTGATCTACGCGATTGAACAAGGCAAATATTTATTAGATTTAAATATGGACGAATACACAGGTTTTAGCGCTTTATTTGAAGAAGACATTTATGATATCCTTCGTCCTGAGCATGTTGTCAGCGCCCGCCATAGCCAAGGCGGAACCGGATTTGAACAAGTCGAAGAACAGCTGCAGCAGGCGAAAGCTGCATTACAATAA
- the argF gene encoding ornithine carbamoyltransferase → MISQHTQTNPSQLKGKDFITLSDWQPDAIVDLLDQAQALKQQQKNGGTHPYLQGKMLGMIFEKSSTRTRVSFEVGMKQLGGDAIFLSSNDIQLGRGESIEDTAKVLSRYIDGIMVRTYAHESVETLAKHADVPIINGLTDEHHPTQVLADLLTIYEQKGSLAGLKMAFIGDGHNNMCHSLLEGAASVGMHISVASPKGFGPQDDILNNARNIGQATGSQIAITESPQAAVEQADVVVTDVFASMGQEAEQAERLKTFANYQVNEALCQHANDDYMFLHCLPAHRGEEVTTEIIDGAHSFVFDEAENRLHAQKAILKNVM, encoded by the coding sequence ATGATCAGCCAACACACACAAACGAATCCATCTCAGTTAAAAGGTAAGGATTTTATCACCCTATCAGACTGGCAGCCGGATGCCATTGTGGATTTACTTGATCAAGCACAGGCGTTAAAACAGCAGCAAAAAAATGGTGGCACCCATCCCTACTTGCAAGGGAAAATGCTGGGCATGATTTTTGAAAAATCGTCGACGCGAACAAGAGTCTCGTTTGAGGTAGGGATGAAGCAGCTTGGCGGTGATGCGATTTTTCTTAGCTCTAACGATATCCAATTGGGTCGCGGAGAATCGATTGAAGATACGGCTAAAGTCCTGTCACGTTATATAGATGGTATTATGGTTCGAACTTATGCTCATGAATCCGTGGAGACCTTAGCCAAACACGCAGATGTTCCGATCATTAACGGTCTCACGGATGAGCATCATCCGACTCAAGTATTGGCCGATCTTTTGACGATCTACGAGCAAAAAGGTTCCTTGGCGGGTCTTAAAATGGCTTTCATCGGTGACGGTCACAACAATATGTGTCATTCCCTCTTGGAAGGCGCAGCCAGTGTAGGCATGCACATTTCAGTGGCGTCGCCTAAGGGCTTTGGGCCGCAGGATGACATTCTAAACAATGCTAGGAACATTGGCCAAGCGACAGGGAGTCAAATTGCTATAACAGAATCACCACAAGCAGCGGTCGAACAGGCGGATGTCGTTGTCACTGATGTCTTCGCAAGCATGGGGCAGGAAGCCGAGCAAGCGGAGCGTCTTAAGACATTTGCTAACTATCAAGTGAACGAAGCACTCTGTCAACATGCGAACGATGATTATATGTTTCTCCATTGCTTGCCGGCACATCGCGGTGAAGAAGTCACAACAGAGATTATTGATGGAGCCCATTCCTTTGTATTCGATGAGGCGGAAAATCGCTTGCACGCGCAAAAAGCGATTCTGAAAAATGTGATGTGA
- a CDS encoding GNAT family N-acetyltransferase translates to MRAPQNGDGAMVNEAIRESFECLHEWMQWADHIPETEETEANARKHRANFLLRDAFTFYILDKLYGVFIGTCSLVRADWQVRRFEVGYWIRRSAARQGFMSEAVDGVTQFAFKNLHANRIEIRCDTRNSASCRVVAERCGYHLEAVLINNFIDPAGAIRDDCLYAKIRLNNGSFGYPTSIRK, encoded by the coding sequence TTGCGGGCCCCTCAGAATGGCGATGGAGCAATGGTTAATGAGGCGATAAGAGAGTCTTTTGAATGTCTTCATGAGTGGATGCAATGGGCTGACCATATTCCAGAAACCGAAGAGACTGAAGCCAATGCTCGTAAACATCGAGCGAATTTTTTATTGCGTGACGCCTTCACTTTTTACATATTAGATAAACTTTATGGAGTGTTCATAGGTACTTGCAGCCTGGTAAGGGCAGATTGGCAAGTGCGCCGCTTTGAAGTTGGTTACTGGATTAGGCGATCTGCTGCTAGACAGGGATTTATGAGTGAAGCTGTGGATGGAGTGACTCAATTTGCTTTTAAGAATCTTCACGCCAATCGCATCGAAATACGTTGTGACACTAGAAATAGTGCTAGTTGTAGGGTTGTTGCGGAGCGCTGTGGGTACCACTTGGAGGCAGTCCTTATAAACAACTTCATCGATCCAGCGGGCGCCATCAGAGATGATTGCCTCTACGCAAAAATACGCTTGAACAATGGTTCATTCGGTTACCCAACGTCAATAAGGAAGTGA
- a CDS encoding FadR/GntR family transcriptional regulator: MKWAPVKKPRMYQDIVKQIKAAIKEKEILPGEKLPSERTLAETISVSRTSVKEAFSVLESAGVVEIKQGSGVFLLKAPIDDILEKLNAVIQGPSVDIVELMELRQALEGECAYYAALRGSRDDLERLYHAFSDLEKAVLEQRLAADEDLAFHMSIAKAAQNRTIAKVMNMVSDQLMVGLEKSRANTLKRPGKSHSILEEHRNIYEAIKDGHSQLAREAMWDHLQKVKQRYL, encoded by the coding sequence ATGAAATGGGCACCTGTAAAAAAGCCACGCATGTACCAAGATATTGTTAAACAAATTAAAGCAGCGATTAAGGAGAAGGAGATTCTTCCGGGTGAGAAACTGCCTTCAGAAAGAACATTAGCGGAGACGATTTCAGTTTCGCGAACGTCGGTTAAAGAGGCATTCAGTGTCTTAGAATCGGCCGGAGTCGTTGAAATCAAGCAAGGAAGTGGTGTCTTCTTACTGAAAGCCCCCATTGACGACATTTTGGAGAAACTGAATGCTGTGATTCAAGGGCCTTCCGTTGACATTGTTGAATTGATGGAATTACGTCAGGCATTAGAGGGGGAATGCGCTTATTACGCCGCCCTTAGAGGGAGTCGTGATGACCTTGAAAGGCTGTACCATGCGTTCAGTGACTTAGAGAAAGCCGTTTTGGAACAAAGACTTGCTGCTGACGAAGATTTGGCTTTTCATATGAGTATTGCGAAAGCCGCACAAAATCGGACGATCGCTAAGGTTATGAATATGGTCTCTGATCAACTTATGGTGGGTTTGGAAAAAAGCCGGGCTAACACATTAAAGCGTCCGGGAAAGAGCCATTCTATTTTGGAAGAGCACCGGAACATTTATGAAGCGATTAAGGACGGTCATTCTCAATTAGCGAGAGAAGCGATGTGGGATCATTTACAAAAGGTGAAACAAAGATATTTGTAA
- the lhgO gene encoding L-2-hydroxyglutarate oxidase, whose translation MYDYAIIGGGIVGLSVGMALSQRHPDASILLVEKEPELSLHQTGRNSGVIHSGIYYKPGSLKAELARTGNQQMVAFCKEHGIEHDVCGKVIVATSEDERPLLENLYNRGRQNQLAVEKISVDTLNDIEPHVNGIAAIRVPSTGIVDYRQVSEVFAEMIQKKGGNIAVNTEVKNVVTGNDHIELQTNNGKFYSRFMINCGGLLSDRVAAMANVKTDMKIVPFRGEYYELKPDKRHLVHSLVYPVPNPDFPFLGVHFTKMMDGRVLIGPNAVLSFKREGYKKTDFHAKDFMETMTYPGFLKLAAKNMSEGLKEMFRSYNKHAFVKEVQRFIPDINEDDIQPAEAGVRAQALGEAGQLLDDFAIIPTERAIHVCNAPSPAATASIEIGQKIVDDVERRISV comes from the coding sequence ATGTACGACTACGCGATTATTGGAGGCGGTATTGTTGGTCTTTCCGTTGGCATGGCACTCAGCCAGCGGCACCCAGATGCATCAATCTTGCTCGTAGAAAAAGAACCCGAATTATCATTACATCAGACAGGTAGAAACAGCGGTGTGATTCACTCGGGTATTTATTATAAACCGGGGAGTCTAAAAGCTGAATTGGCCCGCACCGGTAATCAACAAATGGTAGCCTTTTGTAAAGAACATGGGATTGAACATGATGTCTGTGGTAAAGTGATCGTTGCCACTAGTGAGGATGAACGTCCCTTACTTGAGAATCTTTATAATAGAGGGCGGCAAAATCAACTGGCGGTTGAGAAAATTTCCGTTGATACTTTAAATGACATCGAACCACACGTAAATGGGATTGCGGCGATCCGTGTGCCAAGCACGGGGATTGTGGATTATCGTCAAGTTTCCGAAGTTTTTGCGGAGATGATTCAAAAAAAGGGCGGAAACATTGCCGTGAATACTGAGGTAAAGAATGTGGTCACTGGGAATGATCACATCGAACTTCAAACGAATAACGGCAAGTTTTATAGCCGTTTTATGATTAATTGTGGTGGTTTACTCAGTGATCGGGTTGCGGCGATGGCTAACGTGAAAACGGATATGAAAATCGTCCCGTTTCGCGGGGAGTATTATGAACTGAAACCGGATAAGCGCCATCTCGTTCATAGCCTTGTTTATCCCGTTCCCAATCCTGACTTTCCTTTCCTTGGCGTTCATTTCACGAAAATGATGGATGGAAGGGTGCTCATTGGTCCGAATGCGGTGCTGAGTTTTAAACGAGAAGGATACAAGAAAACGGACTTTCATGCCAAAGATTTTATGGAAACCATGACATATCCAGGATTTTTAAAATTGGCCGCCAAGAATATGTCTGAAGGCTTGAAAGAAATGTTTCGATCTTATAATAAGCACGCATTTGTCAAAGAGGTGCAACGATTCATTCCCGATATTAACGAAGATGATATTCAACCTGCAGAAGCCGGGGTCCGCGCGCAGGCGTTGGGAGAGGCGGGGCAGTTATTAGATGACTTTGCGATCATTCCGACTGAACGAGCGATCCATGTATGTAATGCGCCATCACCAGCAGCCACAGCATCGATTGAAATTGGACAAAAGATTGTCGATGATGTTGAAAGACGCATAAGTGTTTAA
- a CDS encoding nuclear transport factor 2 family protein → MSNTLLDDFKNFLIQYRESWNSKDAARMASHSSSELMVRWAGPEAEVGDWGYENAKEGWKQAYEMYEGRDPKWYFQDIMVDVNKQNEGVAIFWVSFEVDGEMTSSKLLFTETFRKEKDEWKKIREYVENGFNTDDPTKY, encoded by the coding sequence ATGTCAAACACTTTATTGGATGACTTCAAAAACTTTTTGATTCAGTATCGAGAGTCTTGGAACAGTAAAGACGCAGCTAGAATGGCGAGTCATTCGTCGAGCGAATTAATGGTTAGATGGGCAGGACCAGAAGCAGAGGTAGGGGATTGGGGCTATGAAAATGCAAAAGAGGGTTGGAAGCAAGCTTATGAAATGTACGAAGGAAGAGACCCGAAATGGTATTTTCAAGATATTATGGTTGATGTAAATAAGCAAAATGAAGGTGTTGCAATTTTTTGGGTGAGTTTTGAAGTTGATGGTGAAATGACAAGCTCGAAGTTGTTGTTTACAGAGACATTTCGGAAGGAAAAAGATGAGTGGAAAAAGATCCGAGAATACGTTGAAAATGGTTTTAACACTGATGATCCTACAAAGTACTAA